From the Candidatus Abawacabacteria bacterium genome, the window ATGCGAAAAAACTTCGGTCCATCAGTAGCGATATCACAATTCACAAATCTACCATCTAAAGTATATTGCTCTCTTTGGCGCTCATTGAGCTTTTCCCAATCATATACTTGTTGAGTGTAGAGGGTGAGAATATTGTTTTGTTTGGCTATTTCGATAAAAGGAATTAGCCTGTCAATCATCGGTTCAATACGTGATAAATCTCTACCTCGTTTAGCTAATAAACCTTCAGGAGAGCAAAAGTCATTTTGAATGTCTATTACTAAAAGTGCTGTATGAATAGGTGCAAGTTTGTCGGGTAAAGGCTGGGTGGGCATAGAAATTATAAATTACGAATTGCGAATTATGAATTATAAATGGGAAGGAGTAGGTGGTGGGGGTAGTGGATTTTTAAGCCTTGATTCCCACAATCATACTGCCTGCAGTAGGGCCGCTTTTGACGGCATGGGTGGTGCCAGCAGGAAACTCGACATAGTCTCCGGAACCATATGTCTTGCTGGTCCCTGAGTCAGCTATAGTTAATTCACAGTCCAATATTACATGCACGGTGTGCTCTTCGTGGGTATGTTCTCCGAAATCTAAAGCAGCCGGAATAGGACAGACGCGAATATCTTTGAATCCTTTTTTGATCAATTTTTCCATCCACTCAGCTAATACTTTTACTTTAGGTAGGACACGCTCCCAGATAGTATTTGTCATATGATAATACTTCTCATGTTCAGGCATTAAACCAAAATCACCTTGAGTAATGGCTAATAATGTCTGACCGTTTTCTTCTGTAAGTATATAGGTGATGCCATCATCTTCTTTTATTTCCCAATTAGAAACTTCGTCAGCAGGCATGACGCTAAAGCGCAATCTTTTATAAAGCTCAAGTACAGTGACTTTGCCTTCTACATGATTTTTATTATCCTTGTCCTTCCATAGTACCAAGCTTCCTAATTGCCAATCAGATTCTAATCGAGTAAAAGATTCAGAAAACTCTTTAATCCATTCATGAGTAATTTCCGGATCAGTTAAAACTTGCCATACCGTTTTTGCTGAAGCTGTGATGCTGATAGATTTTTCGACAAAAAGTTTAGCCATGCATTCTGTTCAATTAACTACACTGCTATTACTGTCTATATCCTAGCATGCTGAGTAGAAATATTCCTATTCCTAGCTATCGTGGCTTTGCTTCGCTTAGTGTCGCTCTGATTTGGTCACGGAATCCTTTACTTGCGCTTAATTCTAACACCGCCAATTTAAGCAGAGCTTCGGTTAATTGAGCAATAAATGCAGCAAGCTTTTCTGTATCGCTGCTTGTGGCTGTAATGTGTTTAGTATCAACTAAATATTGTGTGACATGCGAAGGTAACTCGCTACCTGTGAGGCCACATACTCTCAACATGACCCGAACTTTCAATTGTGTTGTTTCTCGGCAAGCTTCATTTAGTTGAGCAAATAGATCGGGAGCGACGCTTCTAGCTATTACCAAAAGCGCTCTTGCTTCAGCAAGTAAGCCCTCCATTACTACTTCAAACACATCGTTTCCATGCTTGACATCTCCTAATAGACCGGCAACCAATGTAGCAATATCTTGTCTAAATGGTCGAGCGTCTGGTCCCAAGCTACCTGTTATTTCTCTTGGCTCAATGCTGGCAAGATATTGCCCTAATTCCTCTATGCGGTTTGACGATGTTTTCATAAAGTTTTAATCAAGGATTGTTACTATAATCCACTTATTCACACTGTCAATGTTTGGCTTTTATTCTTAGCTTTAATCTTCATTTAAGCAGGAAGAGTTGTTCAATGAGTTCAGCTAGAGAATGATATTTAGCCTGAATCTTTGATGTGTGCTCTTTAACTTTAGAAAAGCAATAGGATACTTTATTAAAAGCTTAGATAGAATAATTTGTATTGCTACTCCAGTTGCTTTTTTGCAGTTTCATCCTCAATGAAGTTTGCCGAATAGCCCAACTTTTTAAAAAACTCTAAGGAAAGTTGAGGGGCAAACTTTTCGGTCAGATAGTGTGATGCGCCAATTATATTAATATCAATAGCATCGATCTTTGCTCTAGTGGCTGGGTAACGGGTCTGGCTCCATTCAGAGGCATTGGGTGTGATAATGCCAGTGACATAAACATCACAATTAGCATCTTTTGCTTGCTGAATTAATGATGGGATAAAGCCGCCTCCTGTAATCAGAGCAATACGATTAGCCCGATCATGTTTCTTAATGAACTTTACTTCATAATTAAGCTTACTTTTAAGTAAACTTTTCAACTCCTCAAAGTTTTTTACTGGCAAATTGCCAATTAATCCCAGTATTAATTTAGGATTAGCAGGATCTTCACCGAATTCTTCTTGAGCCTGGAAGCCAATGGCTCTGGCAAATCCATATGCTGTGGAGACAAAGGTATCATTTCTATTTTTATCCCAGGGAGTGTGGAGAGAGTAGAGCGATAATTCCATCTCTTTCATCAGTTTGTAATCATCTGCACCAAACCTAATGAAACCTTGGCCATTAGCTGAGCCATTCCAATCAAAAGGATGTTTCAAGACCAATAAAGCATTTTTGCTGCCGCGCTGTTTGATTTCTTGAAGAACATATTTGCTCGGAGCAAATGCAGTATAAATATGACTCACTACATTGCTAAACTGTAAAAATAATCCTGTATTGCCTTTTTCTACCAAAAACTTCTTTACTGCTTGAGCTCTAAACTGCTCATCAAAAGAGAATGACCAATCATCAAAGATTTGATCAATAGAAAATTCTTGATCAAGCGTTCTACAAATATTAGCTAATGAGTTGCTTGGTTGATCTGCCATGGCGTTAAAATGCTAAAAGCAAATTAGCATTGAGCGCTGAGTTCGTCTATTATGCATCTTACTCTTGCAGGGATATATGCTTTCAGTATATTGGAGATCAGAACTGATGCATTGCTATGACTAAGACCTGTAAGCAGTGTGCGAAAAATTTTGAGCTAACCGAGGACGATAGCAGTTTTTATGAAAAAGTTTCGCCCGTATTTCAAGGTAAGAAGTATTTAATTTCTACACCCAGTTTTTGTTCTGATTGTAGCTTGCAGAGAAAATTTGTCTGGCGTAATGATCGGCATTTCTATGAAAGGAAATGCAATCGTAGTGGCCAGGATATAATTTCTATGTTTAGCGCTGATGCCAAAGTGAATGTGTATCATAAAGATTGGTGGTGGAAAGATGATTGGGATGCTAAAGACTATGGTCAAGATTTTGATTTTTCTCGATCTTTCTTTAGTCAATTTTCTGAGTTAATTCAAAAGGTGCCACATGCGCATACTATTACTGTGGACTCAGTCAATTCTCTTTATACTAACTACAATGTTGGCAATAAAAATTGCTATCTTTGTGCCGCCGGCAATCACTTAGAAGATAGTTATTATTGTTACAATGCTCAAGAATCAAAAAATTGTTGCGATTGTCTTTTTGTCTTCCGCTGTGAGCTCTGTTATCAGTGTGTTCATTGTGAAAGCTGTTACAATACTAATTTTGCCCTTAATAGCAAAAACTGTGCTGACTGTTTCTTCATAGAAGATTGCAATGATTTGCAAGATTGTGTTCTGTGTTTCAACTTAAAACATAAACGTTATTGCATTCTTAATAAGCAATACACGAAAGAAGAATATCAAAAGCTACTTGCTAACTATGAACTGAATACTTTGGCCGGCCAGGAAGCAATGCTGCAACTATGGCGTGCAGAAAGTCTTAAATACCCTAAAAAAGCTAATCATAATAATCAGACAGAAAATTGTACGGGAGATTATATTTTGCAATCCAAGAATTGTCACAACTGTTTTATTATGGCTTTGGGGTGTGAAGATTGCAAAAATATTTTTAATGGGTTTCCGTATTTAAAAGATAGTTATAATTGCGCTTATTCTGGAGAAAACGCTACGCTTCTTTATGAATGTATGGGTTCGGGTTCCAATGTCTATAACACTGTCTTTGGGTACTTGTGTTTGGTGGGGAGCTCCAATCTACTCTACAGCACCTATATGTTCAGCTCTAAAAATTGCTTTGGCTGTAGCAATATGCGCAATGCTGAATACTGCATTTTGAATAAACAATACAGTAAGGAAGAGTATGAGGCTCTTGTGCCCAAGATTATTGAGCATATGCAAGCTACTGGCGAGTGGGGTGATTTTTTTCCACCAGAAATTTCGCCATTTCATTATGAAGAAACATTGGCTACTGAATACTTCCCTTTAAATGAAAGTGGAAAAGAGCCTGGAGCAAAGATATTTAACATGATTAAGCAAGAAATAGAGTTTTATCAGAAGAAAGGTTTGCCAGCACCGACCAAACATCCCGATATTCGCCACTTGGAAAGATTACGTCTATGTAACCCAGCGCGATTCTGGCAAAGAGATTGTGCTAATTGTCAGATATCTATACAGACTACGTATGCTCCTGATAGGCCGGAGACAGTGTATTGTGAAAATTGTTATCTCAATCTGGTGTATTAGTTTTTTAGCAATGTTTTAACTAGGCGCAGCTCATCATAGGAGTATTTACCCTGCAAATACTCAAAGACTGGTTTCAATTTTTCCGTGCCACATTTTTGAAAAGCAGCTTTCATTGCTTCATATCTTACAGCTGGGGGCTTTAGGTAATCTACCTCCAACTTTTCTCCGGCATCAAACATCTTTTCAATATGACCAATAATGGTTGTGGGGGCTAGATTAAGATTCTTTGCTATTTGCTCAATCGGCAATTTTCTCAGCAGTAATTCGCGAGTTTTATTACAGAAGGCTAAAGAAGACTTTGCGGTTTTAGTTATTCTAGTGCTGGACTTTTGCTGTAAGGCAGGAATAGCGGAAATAGTGTGCTCTTCAATAAATTGATTAATAAGTGTGAGAAACGCTTTGCCAAAAAGTGCTAATTTCTTTGCTCCTACTCCGGTAATCTGAGAAAAAGTATTAGCATCACGAGGAAAGTAATATGCCATTTCTTGGAGAGATGTATCGCCAAAGATGACGAAGGCAGGCACTTTCGCTTCATTGGCAAATTCTCTGCGTAACTTTTTTAGTTGCTCAAATAAGATCCGATTATAATTTAACTCGCCACTTTTAACAGGAGTTTGCAGTGGTTTTGCTGATGTGACTGCCTCTTTGCTGGGAATACAGATATCACAGCTACCACAATTATTCAGTGCCAAATCTTCACCAAAATACTTCAGTAAATATCTTTTACGACAAGCTCTATGAGTAGCATAATTAATTACCGCATTAAGTTTTTGTAACGCTTGTGTCCTGAGCTGAGTGTCCTCTATTTGATTAATAAAGAACTGATGTTTACGCGTGTCAGCATAGGTATAGAACATAATGCATTCACTTGGTAAACCATCTCGTCCAGCACGGCCAATTTCTTGGTAATAGCCCTCTAATGTTTTGGGATAAGTGAAATGCACCACCAGACGTACATTTGGTTTGTCTATGCCCATACCAAAGGCAATGGTAGCGACAATAATATTTATTTCATCTTTGATAAACATTTCTTGCACGCGACTTCTTTCATTGTTCTCCAAGCCAGCATGATAAGCACGTGCTTTGAATTTATTCAAGACCAGAGCTTCAGCCAATGCCTCAGTTTCTTTGCGAGAAAAACAATAAATAATCACTGATTCATCGCGATATTGGGGGAGTAAATTAAGCAGTTTTGGCAGAGCGTGTTTCTTTTCGACAATGCTTACGCGCAAGTTTTCACGATTAAAGCTAGAAATAAACACTCGAGCATTTTGTAATTGCAATTGACTGAGAATATCCTCACGAACCTTGTGTGTAGCGGTGGCTGTTAGGGCAATCAGAGGGGCAGTTGGGAAAAGTTGCTTTAGGATACTAAGGTTTCGATAATCTGGGCGAAAATTGTGTCCCCATTCTGAGATACAATGAGCTTCATCAACAGCAATTAAGCTAATCGGTAAGGTTTGTAAAAAAGTTTGAAAGTCTCTCAGGGCAAATCTTTCGGGAGCTACATATAAGATCTTCAATTCTTTACTTCTAGCTAAGGCACAAATTCTACTCACTTCCTGCGGAGATAGCGTGGAATTAATAAATTCGGCACTGACGCCACAAGCCTTTAATGTGTCCACCTGATCTTTCATAAGCGCGATCAAAGGTGAAATTACCAAGGTAATGCCAGGGAACTGTAATGCAGGTAGCTGATAGCAGAGAGACTTTCCGCCTCCAGTTGGCATCAAAACAAAACAATCATGTTTCTGCAGGACATGATTAATAATTTCCTCTTGTAGGGGGCGAAATTGATCATAGCCAAAGTATTGTTTGAGCAACGCTTGCATGGGAGAAAATTAATAAAATATGGATAGTCTGCAGGCAGGGACTACTATACAGGAAAAATTATGAAAGCTTGCCAAAGCACTCACCACTTTACTATTGACTAACTATGGTGAGAAGAATTAACCAATCAAGAACCCAATGCGTCTGGAGCCGGCAAATCTATTTTTAGGGTAGTTTGCAGATGAGTTGAACGAATTGAATTACCTCTAATAGGTAGGCTTTATAGAGAACATGTCTCTGAAGATATTTTCAATTTCAGCTCTTTAAAGATTTGCTGGCAAAGTATTTCATTTGACTCTTTTTTGCGCAAAATGTGATCTTCACCTAGCAAAAGCAGCTGCTCAACATTCTTCTTTTTTAGCTTAAGTAACTCGACAAATGTGTAGGCTTGATCGGGATTAATTGTTTTATCTTGTGTTCCTACGACCACAGTAATTTTGTTTTTTTCTGTGAGACGATCGAGTCTTTGGCTAATTGATGAGGCATCGTAGGGAGTTGTTTCCTCTGGATCATATAAGCCATCGAAATGAATGTTGAAGATTGAAGTGTGTAAATAATTTAATAATGTTCGCCATTCGTAGACACCATTGATAGCGATAGCTTGCTTGATTTCATCAGGATAATCGGTAATCAATTTGGCAGCGAGATAGCCACCATAACTATTTCCTACTGCGTAAACAGGACCGGTCAACTGTTTAGATTTTTGTAGTTCTCGAACAGCATTCATGACACTTAGGGAATCAACAGTGCCATCTTTGCCAAGAAGAGAATAAGCATAATCATTGCCATAACCATAGCTGCCTGGATAATCTACTTTTAGCACCAGTGCGCCATTGGCGACGGCCTCTGCCAACATCCAATCATAAGTAGCATAGCTAGGATATGAATGAAACTCTTTCGCCGCCTGGCGGAATGGGCCTCCGTGTAACCATACAATTAGAGGCTGAGACTTGGGAGCAACACTTCCTTTGGCACTAATGAATACCCCAAAACTTTTATCAGCAAAGGTAATTACTTCATGTTGATTCGTGCTCGTCGATGTGTCCCAATTTAAGCCAGAAAATGAGTGTGTACTTTTGGTGTCTGGATCGTAGAGAATAGGTTTTAGGTTGGAACCCTTAGTAATAGGAATAAGAATTTGCCCATTTGATAACTTTTTCATCTCATACAAAAGAGACACATCGGTCATTACCTCTTCATGACTTTTGTCGAGCATATTTACTTGATATACAGACCAGTCGTAAGGACGAGATTTTGAATTGGCTACAATAAGTAGATTATTATCCCGCGTAAATAATAGATCAGCCACTACACCCAGGTCAGGCCAACTAATAGTACTTGCTGAGGTGAAATTTAGATCAGCCACATTCATCACCTTCGGAGTAGGATAATTATTCTGATCATCGAGGTAAGCATACATGGAGCCATCGTTGCTAAAGTTATGTAAACGATTAGCATCAGTTAAAAGCTCCCAAGCTTTGGGCACAGTGTAGGTGTGATTTTTTTCTTGAATTAAGCCATCTTCTGTAATCTGTAGCAGTTTGTACTTTTTGGTTTTACTAATATTCGTTTGTGCTGGTACATAGTAAGCAAATATTGTCCCTCCAGCAGCATACATAGGATTGGTTATTTGATCAGAAGTAGTGATTCTACTGATTTCTTTATTTTCCCCTAAATCATAAAAAATAATCTGCTTTTTTTTGTCTTTGCCTTCTGCTGTTATGAAAGCCACTTTATTACTGATACCTTGAGCGAAAACAGCTTGAGTAATTTCATCTGAAATAGGAATTAGCGCCTGAGGTTTTGCCACATTTGCGGAATCTGCCAGAAAGTACTGTTTGATAATTCCTTGCTGCTGAAGTTTCTTTTCCAATATTACTGCTGTTCCAGTTGGTGCAGAAAAAGATTTGGTGATGGTAGATTCAAGGGAAAATGGATCTGAAGTAGCCAAACTAGTATTGGCTGTTTTAGTACAATTTAGGGCTTGAATACTACAATTGAAGGTGTCCATGTCTTCTACAGTACCTTGGGAAATAAGTAGAGAATCATCTTGTGTTTCTTTGTATCGGTAAGACGTATATGTGGAGGCATCGCTTGCCACGGGGAATAATAGTAAGCTCAGTAGAATGGCGGGAATATATTTCATAAAGATTCGGAAATAGTAGTTGTGATAATTGTGGCTAAACGTAGGGCACTTAACAGGTACTGTCAAATATCCAATACCAGAGCAGAAATCAGTCTCTGTTTTTTCTCTTGCTTTAGCTATCATTAAAAATGCTAGAGGCTGTGTTAGATTATGCCTTGTCTTGTTCAAGAGATGAAAAAGTTGCTATAATATAAGTTAGTAAGTAAATAAAAACCACTATGAATCAAAAAGCTATTCTTTACGCCAGTATGGGTGGTGGTGTTCTTTTGGCAGTTGTTTTAGCAATGTTCCTGCCTATGCCAGGTGAAGAAAAGATGCCAGAAATAGATGAAAGCAAATTTGTCTCTTGGCAGAGCTTCAGTTCTACAGATAATAGCTTTACTGCTCGCTTTCCCCAAATTGCTGAAACTCGTAACAATGATCTCAGAGTTTCTGGCGGTCAAACTCTTGGCCAAAAAGTATATAGTGCAAAAGATAATAAAGATAATGCTTACTTAATAGTAAGTACTGAGTACCCAGAGGTATTACCAGTTGAAAGTGCAGAAGAATTATTACGACTTGCTCTTGATGGAATGGTACAGAGTGACCCTAGCAATAAGTTGATCCATTCTAAATTTGCTAAATTACATGGGCAACCTTCTTTAGAATTTGTCATCGAAGATGGTCAAAAACTCAACAACAAAGGACACATCACTATGAAAGATAAAATAATGTACCAAATATTCGAGGTGTACGAGACCAAAGACTTCGATGAAATGGCTCATAACTATTTTATCACCTCATTTCAGACTCGTTAACAAAACATTTATGTCTCAAACTAAAAGGTTTATTATCCCAACAACTATCGCTGTCCTACTACTTGTTGGAGCCGGTTCCTTGATGCTTTGGAAAAGTGGGAGCATCAAATTCGATCAATCGTCTTTACCACTGACAAAGGTTATTGATGGTGAAAAGCAAACCCAAACAGTGGATGACAGCTTATTAGCCCAAGCATTGTTAACTGCACCAGATCTCAATAGTATTTCTCGATTTTCACATAGTAGACCAACACTTACTGAGCTTAATCATCATCTGGACCCAATACTAAAAGACTATGAGTTTTATGTAGCAAAGAGCTGGTTTGATAGAGATTATGAGAGAATGAATATGCAAAATAGCATCATTAAATATGTATCAGCAGAAGCGGCACAAAAAAGTATGATGGAAAGAGCAAAAGGTTTTGAGACAATTACCATCAAGGCATCTCAAGAAGATATTGGAGATGCGCG encodes:
- a CDS encoding Nif3-like dinuclear metal center hexameric protein, with protein sequence MADQPSNSLANICRTLDQEFSIDQIFDDWSFSFDEQFRAQAVKKFLVEKGNTGLFLQFSNVVSHIYTAFAPSKYVLQEIKQRGSKNALLVLKHPFDWNGSANGQGFIRFGADDYKLMKEMELSLYSLHTPWDKNRNDTFVSTAYGFARAIGFQAQEEFGEDPANPKLILGLIGNLPVKNFEELKSLLKSKLNYEVKFIKKHDRANRIALITGGGFIPSLIQQAKDANCDVYVTGIITPNASEWSQTRYPATRAKIDAIDINIIGASHYLTEKFAPQLSLEFFKKLGYSANFIEDETAKKQLE
- a CDS encoding SRPBCC domain-containing protein, coding for MAKLFVEKSISITASAKTVWQVLTDPEITHEWIKEFSESFTRLESDWQLGSLVLWKDKDNKNHVEGKVTVLELYKRLRFSVMPADEVSNWEIKEDDGITYILTEENGQTLLAITQGDFGLMPEHEKYYHMTNTIWERVLPKVKVLAEWMEKLIKKGFKDIRVCPIPAALDFGEHTHEEHTVHVILDCELTIADSGTSKTYGSGDYVEFPAGTTHAVKSGPTAGSMIVGIKA
- a CDS encoding prolyl oligopeptidase family serine peptidase, producing MKYIPAILLSLLLFPVASDASTYTSYRYKETQDDSLLISQGTVEDMDTFNCSIQALNCTKTANTSLATSDPFSLESTITKSFSAPTGTAVILEKKLQQQGIIKQYFLADSANVAKPQALIPISDEITQAVFAQGISNKVAFITAEGKDKKKQIIFYDLGENKEISRITTSDQITNPMYAAGGTIFAYYVPAQTNISKTKKYKLLQITEDGLIQEKNHTYTVPKAWELLTDANRLHNFSNDGSMYAYLDDQNNYPTPKVMNVADLNFTSASTISWPDLGVVADLLFTRDNNLLIVANSKSRPYDWSVYQVNMLDKSHEEVMTDVSLLYEMKKLSNGQILIPITKGSNLKPILYDPDTKSTHSFSGLNWDTSTSTNQHEVITFADKSFGVFISAKGSVAPKSQPLIVWLHGGPFRQAAKEFHSYPSYATYDWMLAEAVANGALVLKVDYPGSYGYGNDYAYSLLGKDGTVDSLSVMNAVRELQKSKQLTGPVYAVGNSYGGYLAAKLITDYPDEIKQAIAINGVYEWRTLLNYLHTSIFNIHFDGLYDPEETTPYDASSISQRLDRLTEKNKITVVVGTQDKTINPDQAYTFVELLKLKKKNVEQLLLLGEDHILRKKESNEILCQQIFKELKLKISSETCSL
- a CDS encoding cysteine hydrolase family protein, whose amino-acid sequence is MPTQPLPDKLAPIHTALLVIDIQNDFCSPEGLLAKRGRDLSRIEPMIDRLIPFIEIAKQNNILTLYTQQVYDWEKLNERQREQYTLDGRFVNCDIATDGPKFFRINPPREQVFIKYNLNAFSNPNLLETLETNHIKTLIITGVDSEFCIETAVRNAFDLGFKVVVPKDLIANNARKVHREERLLELVETWYGAVTTSEEITLLWQ
- a CDS encoding RecQ family ATP-dependent DNA helicase codes for the protein MQALLKQYFGYDQFRPLQEEIINHVLQKHDCFVLMPTGGGKSLCYQLPALQFPGITLVISPLIALMKDQVDTLKACGVSAEFINSTLSPQEVSRICALARSKELKILYVAPERFALRDFQTFLQTLPISLIAVDEAHCISEWGHNFRPDYRNLSILKQLFPTAPLIALTATATHKVREDILSQLQLQNARVFISSFNRENLRVSIVEKKHALPKLLNLLPQYRDESVIIYCFSRKETEALAEALVLNKFKARAYHAGLENNERSRVQEMFIKDEINIIVATIAFGMGIDKPNVRLVVHFTYPKTLEGYYQEIGRAGRDGLPSECIMFYTYADTRKHQFFINQIEDTQLRTQALQKLNAVINYATHRACRKRYLLKYFGEDLALNNCGSCDICIPSKEAVTSAKPLQTPVKSGELNYNRILFEQLKKLRREFANEAKVPAFVIFGDTSLQEMAYYFPRDANTFSQITGVGAKKLALFGKAFLTLINQFIEEHTISAIPALQQKSSTRITKTAKSSLAFCNKTRELLLRKLPIEQIAKNLNLAPTTIIGHIEKMFDAGEKLEVDYLKPPAVRYEAMKAAFQKCGTEKLKPVFEYLQGKYSYDELRLVKTLLKN